A single Pseudochaenichthys georgianus chromosome 10, fPseGeo1.2, whole genome shotgun sequence DNA region contains:
- the LOC117453987 gene encoding zinc finger protein 726-like isoform X1 — protein sequence MEENKETPGAQKPKGRERRQQCDKSFTTSGKRNLRIHMGKKPYRCEECGKTFTQSGHLKSHQLIHTGEKPYWCEECGKTFTQSGHLKSHQRIHTGEKPYSCAECGTTFTTSGTLKSHQFIHTGEKPYRCEECGTTFTQSGNLKSHQLIHTGEKPYSCEECGTTFPTSGALKKHQHIHTGEKPYWCEECGKMFTTSSDLKSHHRIHTGEKPYWCEECGKMFTQSSALKKHHRIHTGEKPYMCEECGKMFTTSDALKSHHLIHTGEKPYWCEECGTTFTTSTHLKTHHRIHTGEKPYCCEECGKTFSRSDALKSHLRVHTLLKP from the coding sequence aaaccgaaaggaagagagagacgtCAGCAATGTGACAAATCCTTTACAACATCTGGAAAGAGAAACCTGCGTATTCACATGGGAAAAAAACCTTacaggtgtgaagagtgtgggaaaacgttcactcaatcaggtcatctcaaatcacatcaacttattcacactggagaaaaaccgtactggtgtgaagagtgtgggaaaacgttcactcaatcaggtcatctcaaatcacatcaacgtattcatactggagaaaaaccttacagctgtgcagaatgtgggacaactttcactacatcaggtactctcaaatcacatcaatttattcatactggagaaaaaccttacaggtgtgaagagtgtggtacaactttcactcaatcaggtaatctcaaatcacatcaacttattcatactggagaaaaaccttacagctgtgaagagtgtgggacaactttccctacatcaggtgctctcaaaaaacatcaacatattcatactggagaaaaaccgtactggtgtgaagagtgtgggaaaatgttcacAACATCAAGtgatctcaaatcacatcaccgtattcacactggagaaaaaccatactggtgtgaagagtgtgggaaaatgttcactcaatcaagtgctctcaaaaaacatcaccgtattcacactggagaaaaaccgtacatgtgtgaagagtgtgggaaaatgttcacTACATCAgatgctctcaaatcacatcaccttattcatactggagaaaaaccgtactggtgtgaagagtgtgggacaactttcactacatcaactcatctcaaaacacatcaccgtattcacactggagaaaaaccgtactgctgtgaagagtgtgggaaaactttcagTAGATCAgatgctctcaaatcacatcttcGTGTTCACACACTCTTAAAACCATAG
- the LOC117453987 gene encoding zinc finger protein 675-like isoform X2, translating to MGKKPYRCEECGKTFTQSGHLKSHQLIHTGEKPYWCEECGKTFTQSGHLKSHQRIHTGEKPYSCAECGTTFTTSGTLKSHQFIHTGEKPYRCEECGTTFTQSGNLKSHQLIHTGEKPYSCEECGTTFPTSGALKKHQHIHTGEKPYWCEECGKMFTTSSDLKSHHRIHTGEKPYWCEECGKMFTQSSALKKHHRIHTGEKPYMCEECGKMFTTSDALKSHHLIHTGEKPYWCEECGTTFTTSTHLKTHHRIHTGEKPYCCEECGKTFSRSDALKSHLRVHTLLKP from the coding sequence ATGGGAAAAAAACCTTacaggtgtgaagagtgtgggaaaacgttcactcaatcaggtcatctcaaatcacatcaacttattcacactggagaaaaaccgtactggtgtgaagagtgtgggaaaacgttcactcaatcaggtcatctcaaatcacatcaacgtattcatactggagaaaaaccttacagctgtgcagaatgtgggacaactttcactacatcaggtactctcaaatcacatcaatttattcatactggagaaaaaccttacaggtgtgaagagtgtggtacaactttcactcaatcaggtaatctcaaatcacatcaacttattcatactggagaaaaaccttacagctgtgaagagtgtgggacaactttccctacatcaggtgctctcaaaaaacatcaacatattcatactggagaaaaaccgtactggtgtgaagagtgtgggaaaatgttcacAACATCAAGtgatctcaaatcacatcaccgtattcacactggagaaaaaccatactggtgtgaagagtgtgggaaaatgttcactcaatcaagtgctctcaaaaaacatcaccgtattcacactggagaaaaaccgtacatgtgtgaagagtgtgggaaaatgttcacTACATCAgatgctctcaaatcacatcaccttattcatactggagaaaaaccgtactggtgtgaagagtgtgggacaactttcactacatcaactcatctcaaaacacatcaccgtattcacactggagaaaaaccgtactgctgtgaagagtgtgggaaaactttcagTAGATCAgatgctctcaaatcacatcttcGTGTTCACACACTCTTAAAACCATAG